A single Pyxicephalus adspersus chromosome 8, UCB_Pads_2.0, whole genome shotgun sequence DNA region contains:
- the NDUFA6 gene encoding NADH dehydrogenase [ubiquinone] 1 alpha subcomplex subunit 6, with product MAASGKVAATRTVGAVKPLLSRDLGEARRRVRELYRAWYREVPNTVHLYQLDISVKQGRDKVREMFQKNAHVTDPRVIDLLVIKVSSYSLFIVLMVF from the exons atggcggcttcGGGTAAAGTTGCTGCTACTCGGACTGTTGGGGCCGTAAAACCCCTTCTCAGCAGAGACCTGGGCGAGGCCAGACGTAGGGTGCGGGAACTGTACCGAGCCTGGTACCGGGAGGTGCCCAATACAG TACATCTTTATCAGTTGGACATCAGTGTGAAACAAGGACGGGACAAGGTGAGAGAAATGTTTCAGAAGAATGCTCATGTCACTGACCCAAGAGTGATTGATCTCCTTGTCATCAAGGTAAGCTCTTATTCTCTTTTTATAGTCTTGATGGTATTCTAA
- the PLPP6 gene encoding polyisoprenoid diphosphate/phosphate phosphohydrolase PLPP6, producing MPSPRITRAASTSSSTNNGRFEFISLLTNRTGTSETPTSRLRNSDSPVHRKDSGSSQQQQQQLPEEDCMKLNPSFLGIALRSLLAVDLWLSKKMGVCAREGSSWGSARPLMKLVEITGHGIPWIFGTLYCLYKSDSSAGREVILNLLFALLLDIILVGIVKGLVKRRRPTQNRMDMFATFSVDKYSFPSGHATRAAMVSRFMLHHLVLAVPVRILVMLWAIVVSLSRVMLGRHNVTDVLFGFFMGYMQYSLVEYFWLSPNTFPVLFKI from the exons ATGCCTAGTCCAAGAATCACAAGAGCAGCCAGCACCAGTAGCTCTACTAATAATGGAAGATTTGAGTTCATTTCTCTCCTAACCAATAGGACGGGGACTTCAGAAACACCTACTAGTAGACTTCGAAATTCGGACAGCCCGGTTCACAGGAAAGACTCTGGTTCATctcaacagcagcagcagcagcttccagAGGAGGATTGTATGAAGTTAAACCCATCTTTTCTTGGCATTGCACTTAGGTCATTGCTGGCAGTTGACCTCTGGCTGTCTAAGAAAATGGGTGTGTGTGCCAGGGAAGGATCTTCATGGGGTAGTGCACGTCCTTTGATGAAGCTAGTGGAGATTACTGGTCATGGAATACCTTGGATTTTTGGCACACTCTATTGTCTGTACAAAAGTGATAGTTCAGCTGGCAGAGAGGTAATACTCAACCTGCTTTTCG CGCTACTGTTGGACATCATTCTTGTAGGAATTGTAAAAGGATTAGTGAAGCGTCGGAGACCAACACAAAATCGCATGGACATGTTTGCCACCTTCTCTGTGGACAAATACTCCTTTCCTTCAGGCCATGCTACAAGGGCAGCAATGGTGTCTCGCTTTATGCTTCACCACCTGGTACTGGCTGTTCCAGTGAGGATCCTTGTAATGCTGTGGGCTATTGTGGTCAGCTTGTCTAGAGTCATGCTGGGTAGACATAATGTGACTGATGTATTATTTGGCTTTTTCATGGGGTACATGCAATATAGCTTAGTTGAATACTTTTGGCTGTCACCAAACACTTTTCCAGTTCTCTTCAAGATTTGA